TTGTTCTTGACCTTCACGTCCTTCAGGTCGAAGCGGTCGGCATTGTCGCCACCGCGGGCGTAGAAGTCGCCGTTTACGAACGTGGTGGGCTGGTTGTTATCGCGCAGGCTGGCTGTCTCGACCCCGGCATAGCTGAAGCCTTGAAACAACGAAGCGAAGAGCGAGGTCGAAGTCGAGCCGACGCGCTGACCGAGCGTGACGGGCAGAATCGTGGGGACGAGCGACAGATCGACGAACACCGCGTCGCCCGTTGTGCCCTGAGCGCCACCGTCGATGACAATGTTGGTCAGGGGCTGCGGATTAATGCCCAAGAGCGCGCTGCCGAAAGTGTCGTCGCCGGCCCCACCGTTAAGGTTGAGTCGCGGCAGCCCAAGCACCACGGCAATATTGAACGTATCGTTTCCGCCATTCCCATTGATGGTCACGGTGTTGATGCCCGACAGCGGGATGGTTAGCACTTTGTTGCTGAGCGACAGTGTGCCGCCCGTTGCTGTGGCCGAAGCGGTGGTGAAGCTGATGAACGGGCTGAGTGAAAGCGACGCTTCGCTAATGAGCAAATCGGTGCCAACCACGCTGAGGACGAAGGTATTGTTATAGCCCGCGATGTCGTTGACAGTGAGCGTGCTGCCGCTTCGCGCGGCAGTGATAGTCCCCACAATGCCCGTACCGGTGATGGCGAAGTTGTAGGGGTTTTCGTTGGTGTCGTTACTGGCAACATTAACAATGGCGGCCCGGATGCCTTCGACCGTGGGATCGAAGGTGACGTTGAATGTCGTCGATTCGCCGGGAGCAAGTGTTAGCAAGGCGGGCTGTGTGACCGTGAAGTCGCCAGAGCTGAGGATATTCGTGATTGAAACCGGGTTAGGGGGCAGGATCAGCGTGTTGTCGCCCGTATTCTCAATTGTGTAGGTGCGAGTCAGCGAATTGCCGTCGAGATCTTGTGCCCCGAAGTCGGCGGGGCCGGCCAACTCGGGAATCAGCGTGTCGTCCGCGATCGAAATGGTTCCCAGCTTGACGTTGATGTCGGGAAAGCCGCCGATACCTGTAATGGCGAAGGTATAGGGGCTTTCGTTCGGATCATCGCTGGCGATGCTGACGCTGGCATTTCGCACGCCTGATGCACTGGGGTCGAACGTAATCTCGAACGTGGCGCTAGTGTTGAAGGGGTCGAGAATATTGAAGATCGGCACCGTGGCAATCGGCTGTACGGTGACGATGAAATCGTCGGGATGATCGCCTGTGATGATGACGCGGTTGGGCGAACCGGTGAGACTCAGCACGTCGCCGCCATCATTCAGGATCGTAAAGGTGCTGACCACCGTTCCACCCGTGATCGCAGCACCGCCGAAATCGGTGCCGTCCCCAGTACCGGGGCTCGTATCGCCATTGGGAATGGTGACGACCAGACTTCCCAACACGCTGATATCCGGCGGGCTATAGCCGGAACCTTGGATGGTGAAGGTATAGGGGCTCTCGTTGGTATCGTTGCTGACGATGTTGACGCGCGCCGCGCGAGTGCCGGAGGCGCTCGGCGAGAAGGTCACATCAAATGTGAAGCTGTCATTCGGTGCAACATCGATGGGAAGTGTCGGCAAATTCGCGAGGCCGAAATCTGACGGTGCCGAATTGAATAAAGAGGCCACGAGACTGATATTGCCCGATCCGATGGTCAACGTGTCATCACCGGTATTCTGCACCGTGAAAGTATGGGTCACCGTGTTGCCGATAATGGCAGTGCCAAATGCTGTGCCGTTCGTCGTCGAGGGAGTATCAAAACCTGGGTCGTTGTCGGCGATATCAATCGCATTGCCTTGCACATTGATGTCGCCCGCGCCGGCCTGACCCTTGATGTCAAACGTATAGACACCTTCGGCGTCGGGATCGTCGCTCAAAATAGTGACGGTCGCCGTCTTCGCACCACCGGTCAAAGGATCGAACGTAATTGAGAACGTAGTAAAACCGATAAGGGCCGACAACGATGACGGACTCGGTTGGACAACGGTGAAGTCGCCGGCATTCGCGCCGGTGATAGCCACTTTTGGGCTGCCAAAATTCAAGGCCACGGTGCCAATGTTCGCAATCCGGAACGTACTGGTTGCCGAACCACCAACAACTGCAACCCCGCCGAAATCCGTGCTCTTGCCTGCAGTGGGCGATACGTCGCCATCCGGAATTTCTGTCAGGTCGCTATCGGAAACAAAGATATCGGGCG
Above is a window of Anatilimnocola aggregata DNA encoding:
- a CDS encoding beta strand repeat-containing protein codes for the protein MSLSTLIRRVSRSQVRRVSGVRQLTARQCFLQLEQLEGRAMLAAEINLVGNGISIVDGDTTPSVADHTDFGVVTVSGTSNVVRTYTIENSGDTDLTISTFNIISAGGILFGSGDFTFVTAPGLPTIAGGSSFTFQVKFDPSTSGARYAQINIVNNDATGGESPYNFRIQGNNSPDIFVSDSDLTEIPDGDVSPTAGKSTDFGGVAVVGGSATSTFRIANIGTVALNFGSPKVAITGANAGDFTVVQPSPSSLSALIGFTTFSITFDPLTGGAKTATVTILSDDPDAEGVYTFDIKGQAGAGDINVQGNAIDIADNDPGFDTPSTTNGTAFGTAIIGNTVTHTFTVQNTGDDTLTIGSGNISLVASLFNSAPSDFGLANLPTLPIDVAPNDSFTFDVTFSPSASGTRAARVNIVSNDTNESPYTFTIQGSGYSPPDISVLGSLVVTIPNGDTSPGTGDGTDFGGAAITGGTVVSTFTILNDGGDVLSLTGSPNRVIITGDHPDDFIVTVQPIATVPIFNILDPFNTSATFEITFDPSASGVRNASVSIASDDPNESPYTFAITGIGGFPDINVKLGTISIADDTLIPELAGPADFGAQDLDGNSLTRTYTIENTGDNTLILPPNPVSITNILSSGDFTVTQPALLTLAPGESTTFNVTFDPTVEGIRAAIVNVASNDTNENPYNFAITGTGIVGTITAARSGSTLTVNDIAGYNNTFVLSVVGTDLLISEASLSLSPFISFTTASATATGGTLSLSNKVLTIPLSGINTVTINGNGGNDTFNIAVVLGLPRLNLNGGAGDDTFGSALLGINPQPLTNIVIDGGAQGTTGDAVFVDLSLVPTILPVTLGQRVGSTSTSLFASLFQGFSYAGVETASLRDNNQPTTFVNGDFYARGGDNADRFDLKDVKVKNKAVPNQATFTYTNRIAIPLGNYQIPGKAIFVGRGGNDNFTTSFTGHGVEFYGGDGNDTLAGGAAADKLVGGSGNDIITGGEGANVVWGDNDPVAAGLADTAANREALATSVPGVLIGGVDVHPANLAYIDKITTGGGADEIYCGPGNDGVKGVSAADVTKFINAGGGNDYVHGGDGNDFINLGAGNDQGYGGAGNDTLTGLAGNDFLGGGAGIDTLTGGDGNDVLVGGAENDVLTGGNGNDRVYQGLILSATVTPPGSVGTDDSKRKGDAADIAMLALLNDWADNRVLNNVVVVSDLGFITG